A region of the Mycobacterium sp. NBC_00419 genome:
GGCTGCTGAATCCGCACTTTGGCGGTGACTTTGGCCAGGCCGGCGGGCCCCTGGGCCATCGGGCCCATTTCGAACTCGCCACCTGCGATCTCGGCGAGCGCAGCCGCCACACGTTCCTCGGTCACTGCGACGTCGAAGAACCGACGGCCGAACTCCTCGTAGGTGACGAAGTTGTGCGTGTGCATAGGCCTCTACGTTCTCACGTCCAATGGCGACGCAAGAGCGCGGACCGGTAACAGTTCGGTCGTGTCAGCCGTCGCTGTAACGCCCGGTGCTCTGCGCAGCACCCACTGGGGGAACCGATCACTAGGAGGTCATCTCAGATGAAGCGCACCATCCGTACCTATGCCGCCGGCGCCGCGGCTGCCGTGCTGGTGCTGGCGGGTCCGGTTATCCCGTCGGCACACGCCATCACCATGCCGGCGGATTCCACCTACGTCACCGATACGGCCGCCGCCGGCACCGAGCCCATGACGCTGGCCGTCACCGTCGACAACGATCAGGTCGTCGCCTATGCCACCAACGGCACCACCGAAGAGGCCTGGTTCTTCGGCACCCAGAACGGCGGCAAGGTCGACATGATGTCGATGTACGCCGACCGCATCCAGGCCGCCTACGACGGCACGACATTGCGTGGCACGCTGACCATGAACGGTGAGCAGACTCCCTACCCGTTCACCGCAGCGGCCGCCGCCGCTCCCGCCGGCATCTACACCGCCACCATGAACGGCGCGCGCGCCTCCTGGGTGGTCCGGCCCGATCGGAGCGCAACCGGCGTCATGGACAACAGCGCACCCGGTGACCACAAGATCACCGACCAGATCGCCGCCCAGCAGCAGCAATACCAGGATCAGGTCCGCCAGATGCGCATCGACCAGCAGATGCAACAGGCCCCGCCGATGCAGTACGGCACCTGGACGGCGATGATGCACGACGTTCCGGTCACCGCCACCCGCGTCACAGGGAACATGCGCTTCTAAGCACTCCGATTATGTTTTCCTGCAGTCGAAGTCGGTGACTCTTGGTTAGAGTTCGCATGACTTCGACTGCGGGGAACAGATGCCGGCCGACGACGAGAGCCATACCGAGTCACCACTGCGCAGGGTCATCACCGGCGCCTCGATCGGCAATGCCGTGGAGTGGTATGACTTCGCCATCTACGGGTTCCTCGCCACGATCATTTCGGTGAAGTTCTTCCCACCCGGCAACGAGACGGCCGCGCTGCTGAGCACGTTCGCGATCTTCGCGGCGGCGTTCTTCTTCCGGCCGCTGGGCGGTTTCTTCTTCGGCCCGCTCGGTGACCGGATCGGCCGACAACGGGTGCTCGCGATCGTGATCCTGCTGATGTCGGGCTCGACGCTGGCGATCGGTCTTCTGCCCACCTTCAGCACGGCAGGTGTGCTGGCCCCGTTCGGTCTGCTACTCCTGCGTTGCCTGCAGGGGTTCTCCGCCGGTGGTGAATATGGCGGTGGCGCATGCTATCTCGCCGAATTCGCCCCGGATCGCCGCCGGGGACTGGTGGTCGCATTTCTGGTGTGGTCGGCGGTGCTGGGCTTCCTGCTGGGATCGGTGACTGTGACGCTGTTGCAGACACTGCTGCCGTCAGGAGCCATGGAGAGCTACGGGTGGCGGATCCCGTTCCTGTTAGCCGCCCCGTTGGGTCTGGTGGGCCTGTACATCCGCTTGCGCCTCGAAGACACCCCGGCCTTCGAGGCCCTGTCGGAGTCCGACACGGTCGCCGCGTCACCCCTGAAGGAGGCGGTCACCACGGCGTGGGCACCGATCCTGCAGGTGATCGGCCTGATGATCATCCACAATGTGGGCTTCTACGTGGTATTCACCTATCTGCCAACATATTTCATCAAGACACTGAAGTTCACCAAGTCCGAGTCGTTCATCTCGATCACGCTGGCCAGCCTGGTCGCGCTGGTGCTGATCCTGCCGTTGGGCGCGCTGTCGGATCGCATCGGCCGCAGACCGCTGCTCATCGCGGGTGCCGCCGCATTCGCGGTGTTGTCCTATCCGGCGTTCCTGCTGCTGAACTCGGGATCGCTGACCAACGCGGTGCTGGCGCACTGCCTGCTGGGTGCCATCGAGGCGGTGTTCGTCTCGGCGTCGCTGGTGGCCGCCACCGAACTGTTCGCCACCCGGGTCCGCTACAGCGGCCTGTCCGTGGGCTACAACGTCTCGGTGGCGGTGTTCGGCGGTACCACCCCGTATGTGGTCACTCTGCTGGCCGCTCGCACCGGCAACGACTACGCAGCCGGGCTCTACGTCGTGATCGCCGCCGTGGTGTCGCTGCTGACCGTTTTGACGCTGCGGGAGACCGCCGCCAAACCACTGGTGGCAGCGGGCCTTACAGCTCCAGCATCACGGTGACCGGGCCGTCGTTGATCAGCTCCACAGCCATGTCGGCACCGAACACTCCGGTGGCCACCTGGGCACCCAGTTCGCGCAGCGTATCGGTGAACACCCTCACCAGCGGTTCGGCCACCGCGCCGGGGGCCGCGGCATTCCACGTCGGCCGCCGCCCCTTGACCGTGTTGGCGTACAACGTGAACTGACTGACCACGAGAATCGGGGCACCGACGTCGGAGGCTGAGCGCTCGTCGTCGAGAATCCGCAATTGCCAGAGTTTTTCAGCCAGTCGCGCAGCGATCGCCGCGGTGTCGGAGTGGGTGACACCGACCAGTGCCACCAGGCCGTGACGCTCCGGCCGGATCTCCCCGACCACCTCGCCAGCCACCGACACCGACGCCGACGTCACCCGCTGCACCAACACCCGCATGGGCGCCGATGCTAGCCCTTACTCCCCGGACCCGGCCGGTGCGTACCCCAGGATCGCCTTGGTCTCCAGGAAGTCCTCGAAACCTTCTTCGCCCCACTCGCGGCCGTTGCCACTGGTCTTGTACCCACCGAACGGGGCCTTGATGTCGAAGGCATGGTTGATCGTGACGGCGCCGGCCCGGATGCGCCGGGCCAGCGCCCGTGCCTGATCCAGGTCGGCACCGGAGACGTAGCCGTACAGGCCGTAATCGGTGTCGTTGCCGATCTCGACGGCCTGATCGAGGTCGTCGTAGGCCAGGATGCACAGCACCGGGCCGAAGATCTCCTCGCGGGCGATTGTCATCTGGTTGTTCACGTCGGCGAACACGGTCGGGCGCACGTAGTAACCGGTGTCCACGCCCTCGGGACGTCCCGGGCCGCCGGCGACCACCGTGGCCCCCTCCTCGATGCCCTTCTCGATCAGGCCCTGCACCTTGTCGAACTGCACCCGGGAGGCCACCGGCCCGATGGCCGAACTGTCGGACAGGTCGCCCACCTTGACACCTTCGGCGGTCGCCTTGGCCACTGCCATCGCCTCGTCCAGCCGCGTCTTGGGCACCAGCATCCGCGACGGCGCATTACAGCTCTGCCCGGAGTTCATCATCATCACCGCGACGCCGGCGGCCACACTCTGGCCGAAGGCGTCGTCGTCGAGCACGATGTTCGGGCTCTTGCCGCCGAGCTCCTGGCTGACCCGCTTCACGGTCGGGGCGGCATTGCGTGCCACCTCGATGCCGGCCCGCGTCGACCCGGTGAACGACACCATGTCGATATCGGGATGGCTGGACAGCGCGGCGCCCACGCCGGGCCCGTCGCCGAACACCAGGTTGTAGACGCCGGCGGGAAGACCCGCGGCGTCGATGATCTCGGTGAAGATCTGCCCCGAGAACGGGGCCACCTCAGAGGGCTTGAGCACCATGGTGCAGCCGGCGGCCAGCGCCGGGAACACCTTGCAGGCGATCTGGTTGATGGGCCAGTTCCAGGGGGTGATCAAACCGCACACCCCGATCGGTTCCTTGGTCACCAGCGACTCGCCGCGCTGCTCTTCGAAGCGGTAGTTCTTCAGCACGTCGATGGCGGTCGCCAGGTGACCGAGCCCCATCATGACCTGGGGGCCGGCCGCCAGCGAGGGCGGTGCGCCCATCTCCTCGTGGACTGCGTCGGCGAGATCCTTGGTCCGCTTCTGGTACTGGTCGAGGATCGCCTGCAGCACGTCGAGGCGGTCCTCCTTGGAGGTCACCGACCAGCTGCCGAAAGCGGTGCGGGCGGCCTTGACCGCCTTGTCCACATCCGCGCTGGAGCCCAGAGCAATCTGTCCGCCCACCTGCTCGGTGGTCGGATTGTCGACGTCGAGTGTCCGCAACTCGACCGGGTCGACCCACTGTCCCTCGATGTAGAACTTCAGATAATCGCGCATGGGCTGATCCTCTCTCACTGTGTGCCTTCGGCGTACCAGGTTCGGAAACGGTCATACTTCGGCATCTCTTCGGAGTTGGCCTTCGGGTCGATACACACGTGCACCACGCCCACCTTCCCGCTGGCATAGGCGCGGGCGATCGCCGGGCCGATCTCCTCGTCCTTCTCGACGTACTCGCCATGGCAGCCGAAGCCCTCGGCGATCGTGTCCATCCGGACGTCCTTGCTCCAATGCACGCCCGGCTGCGGGGACGGCTGTTCAAACGTGCGCTTGTAGACACCCACCTCCAGGCCCCATTGGTGGTCGACACCCACCACGCACACCAGCGGCAGGTTCAGCCGCGCCGCGGTCTCCAACTCCGCGATGTGGAACAGGAACGCCGAGTCACTGGTGAGCAACATGACCGGACGCTGACCGCCCTCGGCGACCGAGGCGCCGACCGCGTAGGGCAGCCCGGTGCCGAGGTGGCCGAAGTTCTGGTTCCAGATGACGTCGCGCGGTTTGGTCTGCGAGTAGGTCCACTGAAAGATCACCGTCGCGCCGCCGTCGCGCACCATGATGCCGTCGTCGAGTTCGTCGAACGCCTTCGTGGCCTCGACCACGAAACGTGCCGGGTGCACCGGGGTGCGCCCGCTCGGGGCCTCCTCGGCGACTCGCACCAGTTCGGCGGCGTCGGTCTTGATCAACGACTCCAGGTTGGCCGACGGGGTACGCGGGGTGTCGCGCAGTGCCTGCACGAGTTGCGGCACCACACCGCGCAGATCGCCGACCAACGCCACGTCGACGGGCCGGTTCACACCGATGGCGGTCGGATCCTGTTCGACGTACACCCATCTGCGGTTCGCATCGTTGGCGGCCCAATGCTGGGTGCGGCCGTAGTGCATGGGCTCGCCGAGTTCGGTGCCCAGCGCGAGGCACAGATCGGATTCCTCGACGGCCTCGTTGGCGGCCGGCGAGAACAGGTACGGGAACGTCCGGTCCTGCAGTCCCGGAATGAACGACGTGCCGCCGGAGGTCTGGATCACCGGACAGCCCATCAGCTCGGCCAGTTCCTTGACGTGCTGCTGGGTGCGGGAGGTGTGCACGCCGTGGCCGACCAGCAGCACCGGGCTGCGGGCCGCGCGGATCAGGGCGGCGGCCTCGGCGACCTCGCGCGCACCCGCGCCCTGGTCGACCAGCCGGTAACGGCTGGGCGGCGGCGCATCGGGCACGTCGAGTTCTTCGAGGATGACGTGGGACGGGAACTCGACGTAGGACGGCCCCGGGGTGCCCGACATCGCCTGACGGATGGCCTCGTGGACGATCTCGTCGGTCTGGTCGGCGTACTCGATGGAGCTGTGGAACTTCACCGACGCCGCGAAAAGTGGCTCCTGCTGGACGAATTGGATGCGGCCGCGCCGCACCCGGCGTTCGGTGATGCGGGCCCGCTGCCCACCGAGGAAGATCACCGGCGAGTTCTCGACGAGTGCACACTGGATCGCTCCGGCCATGTTGGCCATGCCCGGTCCGAGCGTCCCGATGCACAGGCCCGGCTTGCCCGTCATCCGCGAAGCCGCCTCGGCCATGAATCCGGCGCTGAGTTCGTGGTGCGGCGCCACCACCGACCAGCCGCGGGCGTCGGCTTCGGTGAACATGTGCACGAAGTTGGGGTCGGGAATCCCGAAGAGGGTGTTGACACCCTCGGCCTCGAACAGGTCCAGGATCCGCTTGTACACCGGCACAGCCATCGTCATTGTCTCCAGTTCTCGTAACGCTCTGCGAGTTGTTTGCGGTGTGCTGCCGGGGATCCGAACAGCGAACGATTGAGCGCGGCCCGCTTGAGGTAGACGTGAATGCCGCTCTCCCAGGTGTATCCGATGCCGCCGTGCAGCTGCATCGCCTTACCGGCCACCTCTACAGCGCTGCCGCAGGCATGCGCCGTGGCCATCAGCACCGCGGTACCGGCGCGGGGGCCGCCCGCGGCGAGCGCCTCGACGGCGTCGTCGACCAAGCGCCGGCTCACGGTCACCGCCACCAGCATGTCGGCGCAGGCGTGCTTGACCGCCTGGAAGGAGCCGATGGCGCGGCCGAACTGTTCGCGCACCCGCACGTAGGAGACGGTCGCGTCCAGCATCGCCTGGGCCAGTCCCAGGCTGTCGCAGGCGATCGCGAGGCGGGCGCGGTCCAGCAGTGCGGCGGCGGCTTCGGTGTTTATGGCCCACACCGCCGACTCGTCCACCGCGACGGCGTTCGCGGACACGATTGCCAGACTGCGGGTTTCGTCGAGAACCGGTTGGCGCTGTACGTCGAGCGCGCCTGTGGGGACGCGGACGACCACCAGTTGATCGCGGGGACCGGTGGCCAGCAGCAGCAGGTCGTCGGCGTCTGTTGCATCAGGCACGAACTCGGCGCGGCCGCTCACCGTCGCACCGTCGAAGCGGAACCGGGGCACCGTGCTCCCATCCGTGGGCAGTGCCACCGCGGCGCGGATCTGCCCTGCCACCAGCTCGCTCAACAGTTGGTCACGAGAATCGCCGGGCTGCAGCGCATTCAGTGCGCCGACACTGAGCACCGCACCGCCGAGGTAAGCCGTCGAGGCGGCGGCCCTGCCCATCTCGTCGAGAACCACGGCCACTTCGGCGAAGGTCGCCCCTGCTCCCCCGCAGTGTTCCGGCGCTTCCAGGCCGATCCAGCCGGCCTGCACCAGCAGCGGCCAGTCGAGGCGCTCTTTGGCCAGCAGATCGTGTGCCACCGAACGCAGTTCGTCGTGCAGGTCGCCGTAGCCGGTCATCAGAGCGCGCTCGGTTCCCGCGGCAGGCCCAGGCCCCGCTCGGCGATGATGGTGCGCTGGATCTCGCTGGTGCCGCCCGGAATGGTCCACTCCCAGGACCCGATGAAGTCCAGCATCCACGACCCCGACTCCCAGCCGCTGGACGCCGGCTTGGTCAGGTGTGTCTGCCCGGCCAGCCCGCCGATCTCGGCACCGAAGTCAGTCATCCGTTGCAGCAGTTCGCTGTAGTACAGCTTGACGATCGAGGGGTCGGCCGCACCGACGGTGCCCGCCTCGCCGGCCGCCACGACATCGCGGCACAGCCCGCGCAGGCCAGTCACCTCGATCTCGAACTGCGCCAGCCGATCTCGCACCACGGCATCGTCGAGC
Encoded here:
- a CDS encoding aldehyde dehydrogenase family protein: MRDYLKFYIEGQWVDPVELRTLDVDNPTTEQVGGQIALGSSADVDKAVKAARTAFGSWSVTSKEDRLDVLQAILDQYQKRTKDLADAVHEEMGAPPSLAAGPQVMMGLGHLATAIDVLKNYRFEEQRGESLVTKEPIGVCGLITPWNWPINQIACKVFPALAAGCTMVLKPSEVAPFSGQIFTEIIDAAGLPAGVYNLVFGDGPGVGAALSSHPDIDMVSFTGSTRAGIEVARNAAPTVKRVSQELGGKSPNIVLDDDAFGQSVAAGVAVMMMNSGQSCNAPSRMLVPKTRLDEAMAVAKATAEGVKVGDLSDSSAIGPVASRVQFDKVQGLIEKGIEEGATVVAGGPGRPEGVDTGYYVRPTVFADVNNQMTIAREEIFGPVLCILAYDDLDQAVEIGNDTDYGLYGYVSGADLDQARALARRIRAGAVTINHAFDIKAPFGGYKTSGNGREWGEEGFEDFLETKAILGYAPAGSGE
- a CDS encoding MFS transporter, yielding MPADDESHTESPLRRVITGASIGNAVEWYDFAIYGFLATIISVKFFPPGNETAALLSTFAIFAAAFFFRPLGGFFFGPLGDRIGRQRVLAIVILLMSGSTLAIGLLPTFSTAGVLAPFGLLLLRCLQGFSAGGEYGGGACYLAEFAPDRRRGLVVAFLVWSAVLGFLLGSVTVTLLQTLLPSGAMESYGWRIPFLLAAPLGLVGLYIRLRLEDTPAFEALSESDTVAASPLKEAVTTAWAPILQVIGLMIIHNVGFYVVFTYLPTYFIKTLKFTKSESFISITLASLVALVLILPLGALSDRIGRRPLLIAGAAAFAVLSYPAFLLLNSGSLTNAVLAHCLLGAIEAVFVSASLVAATELFATRVRYSGLSVGYNVSVAVFGGTTPYVVTLLAARTGNDYAAGLYVVIAAVVSLLTVLTLRETAAKPLVAAGLTAPASR
- a CDS encoding acyl-CoA dehydrogenase family protein, translated to MLSVGALNALQPGDSRDQLLSELVAGQIRAAVALPTDGSTVPRFRFDGATVSGRAEFVPDATDADDLLLLATGPRDQLVVVRVPTGALDVQRQPVLDETRSLAIVSANAVAVDESAVWAINTEAAAALLDRARLAIACDSLGLAQAMLDATVSYVRVREQFGRAIGSFQAVKHACADMLVAVTVSRRLVDDAVEALAAGGPRAGTAVLMATAHACGSAVEVAGKAMQLHGGIGYTWESGIHVYLKRAALNRSLFGSPAAHRKQLAERYENWRQ
- the dtd gene encoding D-aminoacyl-tRNA deacylase, whose translation is MRVLVQRVTSASVSVAGEVVGEIRPERHGLVALVGVTHSDTAAIAARLAEKLWQLRILDDERSASDVGAPILVVSQFTLYANTVKGRRPTWNAAAPGAVAEPLVRVFTDTLRELGAQVATGVFGADMAVELINDGPVTVMLEL
- a CDS encoding thiamine pyrophosphate-binding protein, whose translation is MAVPVYKRILDLFEAEGVNTLFGIPDPNFVHMFTEADARGWSVVAPHHELSAGFMAEAASRMTGKPGLCIGTLGPGMANMAGAIQCALVENSPVIFLGGQRARITERRVRRGRIQFVQQEPLFAASVKFHSSIEYADQTDEIVHEAIRQAMSGTPGPSYVEFPSHVILEELDVPDAPPPSRYRLVDQGAGAREVAEAAALIRAARSPVLLVGHGVHTSRTQQHVKELAELMGCPVIQTSGGTSFIPGLQDRTFPYLFSPAANEAVEESDLCLALGTELGEPMHYGRTQHWAANDANRRWVYVEQDPTAIGVNRPVDVALVGDLRGVVPQLVQALRDTPRTPSANLESLIKTDAAELVRVAEEAPSGRTPVHPARFVVEATKAFDELDDGIMVRDGGATVIFQWTYSQTKPRDVIWNQNFGHLGTGLPYAVGASVAEGGQRPVMLLTSDSAFLFHIAELETAARLNLPLVCVVGVDHQWGLEVGVYKRTFEQPSPQPGVHWSKDVRMDTIAEGFGCHGEYVEKDEEIGPAIARAYASGKVGVVHVCIDPKANSEEMPKYDRFRTWYAEGTQ